In Vanacampus margaritifer isolate UIUO_Vmar chromosome 9, RoL_Vmar_1.0, whole genome shotgun sequence, the following proteins share a genomic window:
- the has1 gene encoding hyaluronan synthase 1, with the protein MELKPLLKKLGSLLRAIFTFLFALVVLGVMVWAYVEGFQLATSMYGIISFGFYGLLLSLHVLVQSLFAFIEQRRMKARKKPCTFTKTIGFTISAYQEDPVYLRECLNSIRALKYPSELLRIIMVVDGNSDDDRYMMEMFMEVFADQDPACYVWDNNYHTWDPNKMQLDEQTGAVNLYFIGDPQRAQVEHLIQTKRCVCIMQKWGGKREVMYTAFKALGSSVDYIQVCDSDTKLDSLATVELCKVLESDTKYGAVGGDVMILNMKESYISFMSSLRYWMAFNIERSCQSFFNCVSCISGPLGLYRNDLLQAFLESWYNQKFLGTHCTFGDDRHLTNRMLSMGYATKYTSCSKCYTETPAQFLRWLNQQTRWTKSYFREWLFNAMWWHKHNLWMTYESIVSGVFPFFVTATIIQLFWTGTMWDILWVLCCIQLIGLVKAAYACILRKDLVMVFMSLYSALYMTSLLPAKYFAIITMNKSSWGTSGRRKIVGNYMPLLPLSVWAAILLSGLVYTIYRESQKDWFSAAKRMEIEFLIFGCLVYLCYWLIMTVLYWVWFRRSCRTRAKNYTLNV; encoded by the exons ATGGAACTGAAACCTCTCCTCAAGAAGCTGGGCTCATTACTCCGAGCCATCTTCACGTTCCTCTTCGCGCTGGTGGTCCTTGGTGTGATGGTGTGGGCCTACGTGGAAGGCTTCCAGCTGGCCACCTCCATGTACGGAATCATCTCCTTCGGCTTTTACGGCCTACTGCTTTCGCTCCACGTTCTGGTCCAGAGCCTCTTCGCCTTCATCGAGCAGCGGCGGATGAAGGCCCGCAAGAAACCGTGTACCTTCACCAAAACCATCGGCTTCACCATCTCGGCCTACCAGGAGGACCCCGTCTACCTCAGAGAGTGCCTCAACTCCATCCGGGCCCTCAAGTACCCGTCTGAGCTGCTACGCATCATCATGGTGGTGGACGGGAACAGCGACGACGACCGTTACATGATGGAGATGTTCATGGAGGTGTTCGCCGACCAGGACCCCGCGTGTTACGTGTGGGACAACAACTACCACACGTGGGACCCCAATAAGATGCAGCTGGATGAGCAGACCGGTGCTGTGAACCTCTATTTCATAGGCGACCCTCAGCGAGCACAAGTGGAGCACCTGATTCAGACTAAGAGATGTGTGTGCATCATGCAGAAGTGGGGGGGCAAGCGGGAGGTGATGTACACGGCCTTTAAGGCTCTCGGATCTTCAGTCGACTACATCCAG GTATGCGACTCGGACACCAAGTTGGACTCCCTGGCCACGGTGGAGCTGTGCAAGGTGCTGGAGAGTGACACCAAGTACGGTGCAGTCGGCGGGGACGTGATGATCCTCAACATGAAAGAGTCGTACATCAGCTTCATGAGCAGTCTTCGCTATTGGATGGCGTTCAACATAGAGCGGTCTTGTCAGTCCTTCTTCAACTGCGTCTCCTGCATAAGTGGACCCTTGG GGCTCTACAGGAATGATCTCCTTCAGGCATTTCTGGAATCTTGGTACAATCAGAAGTTTTTGGGGACTCACTGCACTTTTGGAGATGACAGACATCTTACCAACCGAATGCTGAGCATGGGATACGCCACAAA ATACACATCTTGCTCCAAATGCTACACGGAGACGCCGGCTCAGTTCCTGCGCTGGCTCAACCAGCAGACCCGCTGGACAAAGTCCTACTTCCGCGAGTGGCTCTTCAACGCCATGTGGTGgcacaaacacaacctgtggATGACCTACGAGTCCATCGTCTCGGGGGTGTTCCCCTTTTTCGTCACGGCCACCATCATCCAGCTGTTCTGGACGGGCACCATGTGGGATATCCTGTGGGTGTTGTGCTGCATCCAGCTGATCGGGCTGGTAAAAGCGGCGTACGCCTGCATCCTGCGCAAGGACCTGGTGATGGTGTTCATGTCCCTCTACTCGGCGTTGTACATGACCAGCCTGCTGCCGGCCAAGTACTTCGCCATCATTACCATGAACAAGAGCAGCTGGGGGACTTCGGGTCGGCGTAAGATTGTGGGGAATTACATGCCCCTGCTGCCCCTCTCAgtgtgggcggccattttattaTCAGGACTGGTTTACACAATCTACAGAGAGAGTCAAAAGGACTGGTTTAGCGCAGCCAAGAGAATGGAAATTGAATTTCTTATCTTTGGCTGCTTGGTCTACTTGTGTTACTGGCTGATTATGACGGTTTTATATTGGGTGTGGTTCCGCAGGTCATGTCGGACACGTGCTAAAAATTACACATTAAATGTGTAG